One Eubacteriales bacterium mix99 genomic window carries:
- a CDS encoding ABC transporter permease subunit produces MLQTPMKKQKKNKLGTKNRIIPGTVSKNWDLYLLSLPVVIYFLIFHYWPMYGVQIAFKDFFATKGIWGSPFVGLKHFNRFFNSYHFESLIKNTLGISIYSLLIGFPFPIFLALMMNEVQNKSFKKTVQTVTYAPHFLSTVVLVGMMTSMLSPKTGIINKFLNQLGISSVYFMGEPSWFRSLYVWSGVWQNVGWDSVIYMAALSGVDPSLYEAAIVDGASKWQRIWHITIPGILPTAIVLLIMNTGKVMSVGYEKVFLMQNGLNLTVSEVISTYVYKAGLIQAQYSFSTAVNLFNSIINLILLVAVNRISKKTTETSLW; encoded by the coding sequence ATGCTGCAGACGCCGATGAAGAAACAGAAAAAAAACAAGCTCGGAACGAAGAACCGTATCATTCCCGGAACGGTGTCAAAGAATTGGGATTTGTATTTATTGTCTCTTCCGGTAGTGATATACTTCCTTATTTTTCATTACTGGCCCATGTATGGGGTACAGATTGCTTTCAAGGACTTTTTTGCCACCAAAGGGATCTGGGGAAGTCCGTTTGTGGGCCTGAAACATTTTAACCGGTTTTTCAACAGTTATCATTTTGAATCTTTAATTAAGAATACCCTGGGCATCAGTATTTATTCCCTTTTGATAGGATTTCCCTTTCCGATTTTTTTGGCTCTGATGATGAACGAAGTGCAGAACAAGTCATTCAAGAAGACGGTACAAACCGTTACGTATGCCCCTCATTTTCTGTCTACGGTGGTACTGGTGGGGATGATGACCTCCATGCTGTCTCCCAAAACAGGGATTATAAACAAATTTTTGAATCAACTGGGCATTTCTTCTGTCTATTTTATGGGAGAGCCTTCCTGGTTTCGCAGTCTTTATGTCTGGTCCGGTGTATGGCAGAATGTGGGCTGGGACTCTGTTATTTATATGGCGGCATTGTCAGGAGTTGACCCAAGTTTATATGAAGCTGCAATTGTAGACGGCGCTTCAAAGTGGCAGCGGATCTGGCATATTACCATTCCCGGAATCCTTCCTACGGCAATTGTACTGCTGATTATGAATACCGGAAAAGTAATGAGTGTCGGATATGAAAAGGTGTTTCTGATGCAAAATGGATTGAACCTCACTGTTTCGGAAGTTATTTCCACTTATGTTTATAAAGCCGGGCTGATACAAGCGCAGTACAGTTTTTCCACAGCAGTGAACTTGTTCAATTCCATTATCAATTTAATCTTATTGGTTGCGGTCAACAGGATATCCAAGAAGACAACAGAAACCAGTTTGTGGTAA
- a CDS encoding extracellular solute-binding protein: MKWLKRILSVTLAMVLTVGILAGCSGEKKGADNGKNGQEVASDDASGNKGKDKEGSKKKSVPDYLNKSGFPIAKEPITLTAMVSQHVSQPAWKEMLCWQEYEKMTGIKMEWQEVSSELTEKRNLVLTSGKYPDLFYRASVPDTELLKYGSQGVFISLNDLIEQYAPNYKKMMEDNPAAEKAAYAVDGNAYSFVQYTDSDPVQINPKLFLNKEWLAKVGKEMPTTTEELYDVLKAFKEGDPNGNGKADEIPWSANSLDLILNSLYGAFGLRNRGTDHGYVDMNEETGELRFIPVQPEYKEMLQYLNKLYKEGLIDQEIFTMDVPQLVAKGDQNQVGAFSFTNTEQIGHTGEKSFEGLHEALEGPHGDKLWAKRGSVGARGAFVITDKCKYPEAAVRWIDYFYSEEGGKLPFLGVEGKSYEKKPDGSYEFLDEIVNDIPEGSSFDQVISKYVTYTGGGIPALQRTEYFKGGETHPVALKAAEDMAPYTPKEMWNKFNYTLEEIDRKAALESDINGYISQMYPQFIQGKVSFKKWDSYVDQIKKMGLDEYMDIYTKGYKRYSR; this comes from the coding sequence ATGAAATGGTTGAAGCGGATTTTGTCCGTGACGTTGGCGATGGTGCTGACAGTCGGGATATTGGCTGGCTGCAGCGGGGAAAAGAAAGGGGCTGACAACGGAAAAAATGGGCAGGAGGTCGCGTCAGATGATGCATCCGGGAACAAGGGAAAGGATAAGGAAGGCAGCAAGAAAAAGTCCGTGCCGGATTATTTGAACAAATCCGGATTCCCCATTGCAAAGGAGCCGATTACTTTAACGGCAATGGTTTCCCAGCATGTTTCGCAGCCGGCTTGGAAAGAGATGCTGTGCTGGCAGGAATATGAGAAAATGACCGGGATCAAGATGGAATGGCAGGAAGTTTCCTCAGAGCTGACGGAAAAAAGGAATCTTGTACTGACATCCGGAAAATACCCGGATTTGTTTTATCGGGCCAGTGTACCGGATACTGAGCTCCTGAAATACGGGTCTCAGGGCGTTTTTATTTCATTGAATGACCTGATCGAACAATATGCTCCCAATTACAAGAAAATGATGGAGGATAATCCGGCTGCCGAAAAAGCAGCCTATGCGGTGGACGGAAACGCATACAGCTTTGTGCAGTATACGGACTCCGACCCGGTTCAGATCAACCCGAAACTGTTTCTGAACAAGGAATGGCTGGCAAAGGTCGGAAAAGAAATGCCGACGACCACAGAGGAACTGTATGACGTCCTGAAGGCATTCAAGGAAGGCGATCCCAACGGGAATGGCAAGGCAGATGAGATTCCATGGTCTGCAAACAGCCTGGATCTGATCCTGAATTCCCTGTATGGTGCTTTTGGATTGCGAAACCGGGGCACCGATCACGGATATGTAGATATGAATGAAGAAACCGGAGAATTGAGATTCATCCCGGTTCAGCCGGAATACAAGGAAATGCTTCAATATCTGAACAAGCTTTATAAAGAAGGCCTGATTGATCAGGAAATCTTCACTATGGATGTGCCGCAGCTGGTGGCAAAAGGAGATCAAAATCAGGTTGGCGCGTTTTCCTTTACCAATACGGAGCAGATCGGACATACCGGAGAAAAGAGTTTTGAAGGACTGCATGAAGCTCTGGAAGGACCACATGGAGACAAGCTGTGGGCAAAAAGAGGCAGCGTAGGGGCCAGAGGAGCTTTCGTCATCACGGATAAATGCAAGTATCCGGAGGCAGCGGTAAGATGGATCGATTATTTCTACAGCGAAGAGGGAGGAAAGCTGCCGTTTCTGGGAGTGGAAGGAAAATCCTATGAAAAAAAGCCGGATGGATCCTATGAATTTCTGGATGAGATTGTAAACGATATTCCGGAAGGATCTTCCTTTGATCAGGTGATTTCAAAATATGTTACCTATACCGGCGGCGGCATTCCTGCCCTGCAGAGAACAGAATACTTCAAAGGCGGGGAAACTCATCCGGTGGCGCTGAAAGCTGCTGAAGACATGGCTCCCTATACCCCCAAGGAAATGTGGAACAAATTCAACTATACCCTGGAGGAAATCGATCGAAAGGCAGCATTGGAAAGTGATATCAATGGATATATCAGCCAAATGTATCCGCAGTTTATCCAGGGAAAAGTATCCTTTAAGAAATGGGACAGCTATGTGGATCAGATCAAAAAAATGGGACTGGATGAATACATGGATATCTACACCAAAGGATATAAACGTTATTCCAGGTGA
- a CDS encoding anhydro-N-acetylmuramic acid kinase, giving the protein MITDGIGKIIHKKTRIGVGVMSGTSLDGIDVAFCSITGSGTETCVKLLHFETIPYTPDFRARLFFVCDAEKGRVDEVCLLNKQLGVEIGKAIVQVAGRAGISMNEVDFVSSHGQTVRHIPAAGATLQIGELADIAAITDTVTVGDFRPSDMAYGGQGAPLVPYVDYLLYRSNTVSRILINIGGIANLTALKKNAGEQDVAAFDTGPGNVLMDHLVRLHTGGARTYDRDGVLASRGQRSDTFLADMIKKDPFPSRTPPKSTGREHYTSAFAERLLERGQDMGLSFEDILTTVTDYTALVLASAVKRFVSFQPDEIYVSGGGYQNRYLRDRLEKRFSHAVLSMEALGVSGDAREAVAFAVLGNEMLSGNTNNIPAATGASRPVVMGKLAMPSGTFPLQ; this is encoded by the coding sequence TTGATAACGGATGGTATCGGGAAAATCATTCACAAGAAAACCCGTATCGGAGTGGGAGTCATGTCCGGCACCTCGCTGGATGGCATCGATGTTGCATTTTGCAGCATAACCGGCAGCGGCACGGAAACCTGCGTGAAGCTGCTGCATTTTGAGACCATACCCTATACCCCGGACTTCCGGGCCCGGCTTTTTTTCGTATGCGATGCGGAAAAGGGGAGAGTGGACGAAGTCTGCCTCCTGAATAAACAGCTGGGTGTGGAGATCGGAAAGGCGATTGTCCAGGTAGCCGGACGGGCCGGGATTTCCATGAATGAAGTGGACTTTGTCTCCTCCCATGGTCAGACGGTCCGGCATATCCCGGCGGCAGGCGCAACGCTTCAGATTGGTGAGCTTGCGGATATTGCCGCCATTACGGATACGGTGACTGTCGGAGACTTCCGTCCTTCGGATATGGCCTATGGAGGGCAGGGCGCTCCTCTGGTTCCTTATGTGGATTATCTTTTGTACCGGAGCAACACGGTTTCCAGAATTCTGATCAATATCGGAGGAATTGCGAACCTGACCGCATTGAAGAAGAATGCAGGGGAGCAGGATGTGGCAGCTTTTGATACTGGCCCCGGCAATGTGCTGATGGATCATCTTGTCCGGCTGCATACCGGCGGTGCCCGGACATATGACCGGGATGGAGTTCTGGCTTCCCGGGGACAGAGAAGCGATACATTCCTGGCAGACATGATCAAAAAAGATCCCTTTCCTTCCCGGACACCGCCCAAAAGCACCGGACGCGAGCATTACACCTCTGCCTTTGCGGAGCGTCTGCTGGAACGTGGTCAGGACATGGGACTGTCCTTTGAGGATATTCTTACAACCGTAACGGACTATACCGCTCTGGTTCTTGCCTCGGCAGTGAAGCGGTTTGTTTCGTTTCAGCCGGATGAGATTTATGTCAGCGGAGGCGGGTATCAGAACCGGTACCTGCGGGATCGGCTGGAAAAGCGATTTTCCCATGCGGTTCTTTCCATGGAGGCATTGGGGGTTTCAGGAGACGCCAGGGAAGCGGTGGCTTTTGCGGTATTGGGGAATGAGATGCTGTCCGGAAATACAAATAATATTCCGGCTGCCACAGGGGCTTCCCGCCCCGTGGTGATGGGAAAGCTGGCCATGCCGTCCGGAACGTTTCCCTTACAGTAA
- a CDS encoding carbohydrate ABC transporter permease: protein MQMAGEERDMRKSGRISGTGNRKRRTWFDAVIYLVMILTLLICILPFMYMLALSFSSPRAIMNFRVSFWPVGFQTESYRQIFHYPQFFHAYGNTFLYTLAGTGIALAMTILFAYPLSKTFLRGNKIFMKIVVFSMFFNGGLIPTYLIISNLYLTGTRWAMLLPFAISPFNLIILINFFKGTPAEIEDAARIDGLGYFGILCRIVLPLSTSALATIGLYYAVFFWNDWFNSLIYLNSEQYPVMLFLRNIVQGTTMVADGAGSADRSSLGISVKSAVIIVSTLPIILLYPMLQRFFIAGLTVGSLKG from the coding sequence ATGCAGATGGCAGGGGAGGAAAGGGATATGCGGAAGTCAGGCAGAATATCGGGGACCGGGAACCGGAAGCGGCGCACATGGTTTGATGCAGTGATTTATCTCGTCATGATACTGACACTGTTGATCTGTATTCTGCCGTTTATGTATATGCTGGCGCTTTCCTTTTCCAGTCCCAGGGCTATCATGAATTTTCGGGTCTCGTTCTGGCCGGTAGGATTCCAAACAGAGTCCTACCGACAGATTTTCCATTATCCGCAGTTTTTTCATGCCTATGGGAATACTTTTCTTTATACCCTGGCAGGGACAGGCATTGCTCTGGCCATGACCATCCTGTTTGCCTATCCCCTTTCCAAAACCTTTCTGCGCGGCAACAAAATCTTCATGAAAATTGTTGTCTTCTCCATGTTTTTCAATGGCGGGCTGATCCCGACCTATTTAATCATTTCCAACCTGTATCTGACGGGTACGCGCTGGGCCATGCTGCTGCCGTTTGCCATCAGTCCCTTTAATCTAATTATCCTGATCAATTTTTTCAAGGGAACTCCAGCAGAAATTGAAGATGCCGCCAGGATCGACGGCCTGGGATATTTCGGTATCCTATGCCGGATTGTTCTGCCGCTGTCCACATCCGCACTGGCTACCATCGGCCTGTATTATGCTGTATTTTTCTGGAACGACTGGTTTAACAGCCTGATTTATCTGAACAGTGAGCAATACCCGGTCATGCTGTTTCTGCGCAATATCGTACAGGGCACAACCATGGTGGCGGACGGGGCAGGTTCCGCTGACCGCAGCAGCCTGGGCATTTCCGTAAAATCCGCTGTTATCATTGTTTCCACATTGCCCATCATCCTGTTGTATCCCATGCTGCAGCGCTTTTTCATTGCGGGATTGACCGTAGGGTCGCTGAAAGGGTAG
- a CDS encoding ABC transporter permease subunit — translation MHKKETFRAHFHKYWSLYAMMILPMAYFILFKYLPMFGNILAFRRYRPGMGAFGTGWVGSHYFQRFFRDPAFWGALQNTLLLSVCNLVINFPLPILFALLLNELPGGKFKKTVQTVSYMPRFISTVVVIAILHEILSPSGGLLNRFLGSAFGWKPIYFVNEPKYFRAIYVLTDSWQFTGWTAIIYLAAITNINSDLYEAAEMDGATRFQKMRHVTIPSIMPTIMVMLILQIGHMLTLGFEKVLLLYTPANSNVSDILDTLVYRTGLMNQNYSYAAAIGLFSGLIGLILVSGANAVSRKATGESIY, via the coding sequence ATGCACAAGAAGGAAACCTTCCGTGCGCATTTTCATAAATACTGGTCTCTTTATGCAATGATGATCCTTCCCATGGCGTATTTTATTTTGTTTAAATATCTGCCCATGTTTGGAAACATTTTGGCATTCCGCCGATATCGGCCCGGTATGGGTGCCTTTGGCACCGGCTGGGTGGGATCTCACTATTTCCAGCGTTTTTTTCGGGATCCCGCTTTCTGGGGGGCCCTTCAAAATACGCTCCTGCTTTCCGTCTGCAATCTGGTCATCAATTTTCCTCTCCCCATTTTGTTTGCCCTTTTGCTGAATGAGTTGCCTGGGGGCAAGTTCAAAAAGACGGTGCAGACCGTCAGCTATATGCCGAGATTTATTTCCACGGTTGTGGTGATTGCCATACTGCATGAGATTCTGTCCCCTTCCGGCGGCTTACTGAACCGGTTTCTGGGAAGTGCGTTTGGATGGAAGCCCATCTATTTCGTCAATGAGCCGAAATATTTCCGGGCCATCTATGTGCTGACAGACAGCTGGCAATTTACCGGCTGGACGGCCATTATTTATCTGGCCGCCATTACGAATATCAACAGCGACCTGTATGAAGCCGCCGAGATGGACGGCGCCACCCGGTTTCAGAAAATGCGGCATGTAACGATTCCTTCCATCATGCCCACCATCATGGTGATGCTGATTCTGCAGATCGGGCACATGCTCACTCTGGGCTTTGAAAAGGTTCTGCTGCTTTATACGCCGGCCAATTCCAATGTCAGCGACATTCTGGACACTTTGGTCTATCGGACCGGGCTGATGAATCAGAACTACTCCTATGCGGCAGCCATCGGGCTTTTTTCCGGGCTGATCGGCCTGATCCTGGTCAGCGGCGCCAATGCGGTCAGCCGGAAGGCCACCGGCGAATCCATATACTGA
- a CDS encoding extracellular solute-binding protein, which translates to MKRGKQALAWVLSLCLVCVLSSSCTGKQASQPKPAGTSSVSDSKQGNADASKEDDGKSEKPVKISMYYSDNATLPFKEDWLTVQTIEEKYNVDIKWEIIPIADYTTKVSLALNTGTNAPDVILYSSTTGENASLALNGAIVPISDHSGWTPNFNEAVKKFGLQEDVDMLNLKDGKRYYLPSLYDLSFYDGGLILRDDYLAKKSLQDPVTYEDLYEILKSYKQDNPSSYPLTILSGPRVLYRMTMPAWGISLHKNSSSGSNVLSWDYGRKEYFAGAVSEEYREYMQFFAKLYKEGLLDPEMADPIDADKWNQKLATGTSMATYAYYDQIGGVEAASEINGFSLNMYPALEGPAGAHHQPKSRTGTGILFPSATAKRDDFERVVRTVDAMFFSEEAAKIWCIGVEGKTYTMNGEEIVYPEEITSAKDGVYKYMQIQYGAGSDVTQKVWINKREMSKYDDNYRTINEKVNQMKDVIQYVPPTPLFDDLSAEEAASLQTPLADAFERWNDAFLTGAKSIEGDWDAYVAEMEALKIREFCRMYNDNM; encoded by the coding sequence ATGAAAAGAGGAAAGCAGGCGCTTGCCTGGGTACTTTCCCTATGCCTGGTTTGTGTGTTGTCATCGTCGTGTACAGGGAAGCAGGCCTCGCAGCCAAAACCTGCCGGCACTTCATCCGTTTCTGATTCGAAACAGGGCAATGCGGATGCATCAAAGGAGGATGATGGGAAATCTGAAAAGCCAGTCAAAATATCCATGTATTATTCGGACAATGCGACTTTGCCTTTCAAGGAAGACTGGCTTACCGTTCAAACCATTGAAGAAAAGTACAACGTGGATATCAAATGGGAGATTATTCCGATCGCGGATTACACCACCAAGGTTTCCCTGGCTTTGAACACAGGAACCAACGCACCGGATGTAATCCTGTATTCCAGCACCACCGGAGAAAATGCGTCGCTGGCACTGAACGGCGCCATTGTACCCATCAGCGACCATTCCGGGTGGACACCGAATTTCAATGAAGCTGTGAAGAAGTTTGGCCTGCAGGAAGATGTGGATATGTTGAACCTGAAGGATGGCAAACGTTATTATCTGCCGTCCCTGTATGACCTTTCGTTTTATGACGGCGGTCTGATCCTGCGGGACGACTATCTGGCAAAAAAAAGTTTGCAGGATCCGGTAACCTATGAGGATCTGTATGAAATCCTGAAATCCTATAAGCAGGACAATCCATCCTCCTATCCGCTGACCATTCTTTCCGGTCCCCGGGTGCTGTATCGCATGACCATGCCCGCCTGGGGCATCAGCCTGCATAAGAATTCCTCATCCGGAAGCAATGTGCTGAGCTGGGACTATGGCAGGAAGGAATATTTCGCAGGTGCGGTCAGCGAAGAGTATCGGGAGTACATGCAATTCTTTGCAAAGTTGTACAAAGAGGGGCTCCTGGATCCGGAAATGGCGGATCCCATCGATGCCGACAAGTGGAACCAGAAGCTGGCCACAGGCACTTCCATGGCGACATATGCCTATTATGACCAGATCGGCGGCGTGGAGGCAGCCAGCGAAATCAATGGCTTTTCCCTGAACATGTATCCTGCCCTGGAAGGCCCTGCCGGTGCCCATCATCAGCCAAAGAGCAGAACCGGGACAGGTATCCTGTTTCCGTCCGCCACGGCAAAGCGTGATGATTTTGAACGTGTGGTGCGGACCGTGGACGCCATGTTCTTTTCGGAAGAGGCTGCAAAGATCTGGTGCATCGGGGTGGAAGGGAAAACATACACCATGAATGGCGAGGAGATTGTTTATCCGGAGGAGATCACCTCGGCAAAGGACGGTGTGTATAAATACATGCAGATTCAGTATGGTGCCGGCAGCGATGTGACGCAGAAAGTCTGGATCAACAAGCGGGAGATGAGCAAATACGACGACAATTACCGCACCATCAACGAAAAAGTTAACCAAATGAAAGATGTCATTCAGTATGTTCCGCCCACACCGCTGTTTGACGATCTGAGCGCGGAAGAGGCTGCCAGCCTGCAGACGCCGCTGGCAGATGCCTTTGAACGCTGGAACGATGCGTTTCTCACCGGCGCAAAGAGCATCGAAGGAGACTGGGATGCCTATGTTGCCGAGATGGAGGCATTGAAGATCAGGGAATTCTGCAGGATGTACAATGACAACATGTAA
- a CDS encoding BlaI/MecI/CopY family transcriptional regulator: MRAEEIKKRLYHYFPAVSRKESAADKTGNVMNKYYGSVSDMVAGIVQSEHLSDGELDDLEERIRELRKK, from the coding sequence GTGAGGGCAGAGGAAATAAAGAAGCGGCTGTATCATTACTTCCCCGCTGTTTCCAGGAAGGAGTCTGCTGCGGACAAGACAGGCAATGTGATGAACAAATACTATGGTTCCGTGTCCGATATGGTTGCCGGTATTGTCCAGAGCGAACACCTTTCTGATGGCGAGCTGGACGATCTGGAGGAGAGGATCCGGGAGCTTCGAAAAAAGTAG
- a CDS encoding helix-turn-helix transcriptional regulator: MKNRVEELRKARKLSQDEFAKAIRVSRQTVSSIETGKYNPSLELAFTISDFFEMAIEEIFINERSAIK, from the coding sequence GTGAAAAATCGAGTTGAAGAATTGAGAAAGGCACGCAAATTGAGCCAAGATGAGTTTGCAAAAGCGATAAGGGTGTCAAGGCAAACTGTTAGTTCTATTGAAACCGGAAAATATAATCCGTCTTTAGAGTTAGCTTTTACCATTTCAGATTTTTTTGAAATGGCTATTGAAGAAATTTTTATCAATGAGAGGAGTGCTATAAAATGA
- a CDS encoding Maff2 family protein: MGFFTSAVSTLQTLVVALGAGLAVWGVINLLEGYGSDNPGAKSQGMKQLMAGGGIILLGTTLVPLLSGLF, translated from the coding sequence ATGGGATTTTTTACAAGTGCAGTTAGCACCTTACAAACCCTTGTTGTTGCGCTTGGTGCGGGCCTTGCGGTGTGGGGAGTTATCAACCTTTTGGAAGGTTACGGGTCCGACAATCCCGGCGCAAAATCGCAGGGCATGAAACAGCTTATGGCGGGCGGTGGAATTATCCTTTTAGGTACGACGCTTGTTCCTCTGCTGTCCGGTCTGTTTTAA
- a CDS encoding glyoxalase, translating to MLISLSCIFPSDDVKKTAAYYEQKLGFSAVAYLNSMEPHICLYRDSTEIILTQTKGSKFAPHHILYDYGYDAYFYTRHQQALLDEFISKGVYVVKPLSVTDYKNNEFVIEDIDGRWIGFGIKE from the coding sequence ATGTTAATTTCACTAAGCTGTATCTTCCCGTCAGACGATGTTAAAAAAACTGCGGCTTATTATGAACAGAAGTTAGGCTTCTCCGCTGTGGCATACTTAAACAGTATGGAGCCACATATTTGTCTGTACCGGGATTCCACAGAAATTATTTTGACCCAAACAAAAGGCAGTAAATTTGCACCTCATCACATTCTTTACGATTATGGCTATGATGCTTATTTCTATACCCGGCATCAGCAAGCATTGTTAGATGAATTTATAAGCAAGGGTGTTTATGTCGTAAAACCTCTTTCTGTCACGGACTATAAAAATAATGAGTTTGTAATTGAAGATATTGACGGAAGATGGATTGGCTTTGGAATCAAAGAGTAA
- a CDS encoding M42 family metallopeptidase, which yields MKELLMNLTGIYGPSGNEQRIREAIENEIRDYVDEMHTDALGNLIAVKKGSGKKIMLAAHMDQIGLIVTNIDENGFLRFTNVGGVSPFNLIHRRVIFGNGTAGTVGYETEMEDMKSLKRNRMFIDIGAGSREEARKCVNIGDVAAYYAPMAESNGRYFGCSMDNRAGCAVLVEAIKAVKQSPNELVYVFSVQEEVGLRGSRTAAYSVAPDIAIALDVTPTGDTPKSSPSAIRLGAGPAIKVMDSSVIAHPMVKELMIRRAEEAGIVCQLEVLTAGGTDSGAIHLSRAGVPSGVLSVPCRYVHSPHEMVDSGDLEHSVELLTRILENEI from the coding sequence ATGAAGGAATTGCTGATGAACCTGACGGGAATTTATGGCCCTTCGGGCAATGAACAGAGGATCCGGGAGGCTATTGAAAACGAAATCCGGGATTACGTGGATGAAATGCATACAGACGCACTGGGCAACCTGATTGCGGTGAAAAAAGGGTCCGGCAAAAAAATCATGCTGGCAGCCCACATGGACCAGATCGGGCTGATTGTAACCAATATTGACGAAAACGGTTTTCTGCGTTTTACCAATGTGGGAGGAGTTTCACCGTTTAACCTGATTCACAGGAGAGTGATCTTCGGAAACGGAACAGCCGGAACGGTAGGCTATGAAACGGAAATGGAGGACATGAAGAGCCTGAAGCGAAATCGTATGTTTATCGATATCGGAGCCGGTAGCCGGGAAGAAGCACGGAAATGCGTAAATATTGGCGATGTGGCGGCTTATTACGCACCCATGGCGGAAAGCAACGGGCGGTATTTCGGCTGCTCCATGGATAACCGGGCCGGCTGTGCCGTATTGGTGGAAGCCATCAAGGCGGTGAAGCAGTCTCCCAATGAACTGGTTTATGTATTCAGCGTACAGGAGGAAGTGGGCCTGAGAGGATCCAGGACAGCAGCGTATTCCGTCGCTCCCGACATTGCCATCGCACTGGATGTGACTCCCACAGGCGACACGCCGAAATCCAGTCCGTCCGCCATTCGTCTGGGAGCCGGTCCGGCGATCAAGGTCATGGATTCTTCCGTCATTGCCCATCCCATGGTGAAGGAGCTCATGATCCGCAGAGCGGAGGAGGCAGGCATTGTCTGTCAGCTGGAAGTCCTGACGGCCGGCGGCACCGATTCCGGAGCTATTCATCTGTCCCGGGCAGGTGTTCCTTCCGGCGTCCTCTCCGTTCCCTGCCGATATGTCCACAGCCCCCATGAGATGGTGGACAGCGGCGATTTGGAGCATTCCGTTGAATTGCTGACAAGAATACTGGAAAACGAAATATAA
- a CDS encoding M42 family metallopeptidase: MVEVLKRLTEAAGVSGNENEVRAIIRELAGQTGARVSVDRMGNVLAEKAGQKGGKKVMLEAHMDEVGFLISGILDNGMLKFKTIGSIDQRLLLSKRVLVGESRIPGVIGVKAIHLQEPEERDKVVRQKQMYMDIGTSCREDTEELVEIGDYASFDSRFVRFGDNKVKAKSLDDRVGCGILLELLKNTYDFDMVACFSVQEEIGLRGAEVAAWHVEPDLAVSLEGTTCADIPDVPDHMQTTRQGKGPAISFMDNSSISDRGLFRRMVETAESHSIPYQIKENVAGGNDAGSIQKSRGGVPTLVVSVPCRYIHSPSSVMDLKDYSDTLQLMKEFLKGCETR, from the coding sequence ATGGTTGAAGTATTGAAACGTCTGACGGAGGCCGCAGGCGTCTCCGGAAATGAAAATGAGGTTCGGGCCATCATCCGGGAGCTGGCAGGACAAACCGGCGCCCGGGTGTCTGTGGATCGGATGGGCAATGTTCTTGCGGAAAAGGCCGGCCAGAAGGGTGGCAAAAAAGTTATGCTGGAAGCCCATATGGATGAAGTGGGCTTTCTGATCTCCGGCATTCTCGACAATGGCATGCTGAAGTTCAAAACCATCGGCAGCATCGATCAGCGTCTTCTGCTGTCCAAAAGAGTATTGGTCGGAGAAAGCCGGATTCCCGGCGTCATCGGCGTGAAGGCGATTCATTTGCAGGAACCGGAGGAACGGGACAAGGTCGTCCGGCAAAAGCAGATGTATATGGATATTGGCACTTCCTGCAGGGAGGACACGGAGGAATTGGTTGAGATCGGGGATTATGCCTCCTTTGACAGCCGGTTTGTCCGGTTCGGGGACAACAAGGTCAAGGCAAAGTCGCTGGATGACCGCGTCGGCTGCGGGATCTTACTGGAACTGCTGAAGAACACCTATGATTTTGACATGGTGGCCTGCTTTTCGGTGCAGGAGGAGATCGGACTGCGGGGAGCGGAGGTGGCTGCCTGGCATGTAGAGCCGGATCTGGCCGTATCCCTGGAAGGGACCACCTGTGCGGATATTCCCGATGTACCCGATCATATGCAGACCACCCGGCAGGGCAAAGGGCCTGCAATCTCCTTTATGGACAACAGTTCCATTTCCGACAGGGGGCTGTTCCGCCGGATGGTGGAGACGGCGGAAAGCCATTCCATTCCCTATCAGATAAAGGAAAATGTAGCCGGCGGCAATGACGCAGGCAGCATTCAGAAATCCAGGGGCGGAGTGCCGACGCTGGTGGTGTCCGTTCCCTGCCGCTATATTCATTCCCCGTCCTCGGTGATGGATCTGAAGGATTATTCCGATACCCTGCAGCTGATGAAAGAATTTTTGAAAGGATGTGAAACCAGATGA